A part of Candidatus Hydrogenedentota bacterium genomic DNA contains:
- the purB gene encoding adenylosuccinate lyase, giving the protein MTSVYTSPLVERVATREMCELWSAQRKFSTWRRCWLALAEAEHELGLPITAEQLEEMRAHLDDIDFEAAERFERELRHDVMAHIHAFGVVAPKAKAIIHLGATSCYVTDNTDLILMREGLDLLLSKAVNVLAALAVFARQWKDLPTLGFTHYQPAQVVTVGKRACLWAQDLLMDIEDIEAAKARLRCRGAKGTTGTQASFMALFENDSEKVRELDRRVARKLGFAESYPITSQTYTRKVDTHVLRVLAAIGESVHKWATDMRLLQNLKEVEEPFEKNQVGSSAMAYKRNPMRCERACALSRFLMTAPLHSGFTSAVQWFERTLDDSAIRRISIPEAFLAADGVLNLYLNVMENPAVYPKVIERHLWAELPFMATENILMACVKRGGDRQELHEVIRKHSQAAAARVKQEGLDNDLLDRLAGDPAIGMTRAEIDATLDMREFVGRAPQQVEEFVAEYVQPILDRHHDRLGATSDVRV; this is encoded by the coding sequence ATGACATCCGTATATACGAGTCCGCTGGTTGAACGCGTGGCGACGCGCGAGATGTGCGAACTATGGAGCGCGCAACGCAAGTTCTCGACGTGGCGGCGCTGTTGGCTGGCGTTGGCCGAAGCCGAGCACGAACTGGGCCTACCCATTACTGCGGAGCAACTCGAGGAGATGCGCGCCCATCTCGACGACATTGATTTCGAGGCGGCGGAGCGTTTCGAGCGCGAACTGCGGCACGACGTCATGGCGCACATCCATGCTTTCGGCGTCGTCGCGCCGAAAGCAAAAGCGATTATCCATCTCGGCGCGACCAGCTGCTACGTCACCGACAACACCGATTTGATCCTTATGCGCGAAGGCTTGGATTTGCTGCTGTCGAAAGCCGTAAATGTGCTCGCAGCACTTGCGGTTTTTGCGCGGCAATGGAAAGATTTGCCGACGCTTGGCTTCACGCATTACCAGCCCGCGCAGGTCGTCACCGTCGGCAAGCGCGCCTGCCTTTGGGCGCAGGATTTGCTAATGGACATCGAGGACATCGAGGCCGCGAAGGCGCGTCTACGGTGCCGGGGTGCAAAAGGCACGACGGGCACACAGGCCTCGTTCATGGCGCTGTTCGAGAATGACTCCGAGAAGGTGCGCGAACTCGACCGGCGTGTCGCGCGCAAGCTGGGATTCGCCGAGTCCTATCCGATTACGAGCCAGACCTATACCCGCAAGGTGGACACCCACGTCCTGCGCGTGCTCGCGGCCATCGGCGAGTCGGTCCATAAATGGGCCACGGACATGCGCCTCCTCCAGAACCTGAAGGAAGTCGAGGAACCCTTCGAGAAGAACCAGGTCGGTAGTTCCGCCATGGCCTACAAGCGTAATCCGATGCGGTGCGAGCGCGCCTGCGCGCTGTCGCGTTTCCTCATGACCGCTCCGCTCCACAGCGGATTCACAAGCGCGGTGCAATGGTTTGAGCGCACGCTCGACGATTCGGCAATACGCCGGATCAGCATTCCCGAAGCGTTCCTCGCGGCGGACGGTGTGCTAAACCTGTATCTGAACGTCATGGAAAACCCGGCCGTTTATCCGAAGGTGATCGAACGCCATCTGTGGGCGGAATTGCCGTTCATGGCCACCGAGAACATCCTCATGGCGTGCGTTAAACGCGGCGGCGACCGCCAGGAACTACACGAGGTCATCCGCAAGCATTCGCAGGCCGCCGCGGCGCGCGTCAAGCAGGAGGGACTCGACAACGACCTGCTCGACCGGCTTGCCGGCGATCCGGCCATCGGCATGACGCGGGCGGAAATTGACGCAACGCTCGATATGCGCGAATTCGTGGGCCGAGCGCCGCAGCAAGTCGAAGAGTTCGTCGCGGAATACGTCCAGCCCATCCTCGACCGCCACCACGACCGCTTGGGCGCCACCTCCGATGTGCGCGTGTGA
- a CDS encoding toxin gives MKPFDWNLEKNNWLRSVRRVTFEEIIFHIQAGDLLDVIQSGKSGKYPNQRIFVINIEGYVYLVPFVESEEAIFLKTVIPSRKMTKRYLGAREHETD, from the coding sequence ATGAAACCGTTTGATTGGAACCTCGAAAAGAATAATTGGCTTCGGTCAGTTCGGCGCGTTACCTTTGAGGAGATCATCTTTCACATTCAAGCCGGAGACTTGCTCGATGTGATTCAGAGCGGCAAGTCCGGCAAATATCCGAATCAACGCATCTTCGTTATCAATATCGAGGGATACGTTTACCTTGTTCCCTTTGTTGAATCGGAAGAGGCGATCTTTCTCAAGACGGTTATTCCGAGCCGAAAGATGACCAAGCGATACTTAGGAGCGAGAGAACATGAAACTGACTGA
- the amrB gene encoding AmmeMemoRadiSam system protein B: MGTRKPAVAGQFYPGTPNELRRTIEQCLAISGQEAAPEFVAAIVAPHAGYVYSGSTAGFAYARVRGKRPRRIVLMGCSHRYAIETASVAAYDAYETPLGVLPADGAFAGILADECHSVSDEPHRYEHSLEVQLPFIQIAVGAVPVVPVLFGGPPGEWHIRFGERLAELIDPSDLIVASTDLSHYLREDQAHQVDKHTMDVLLSQDCTRFAKALAEDSCSMCGGAAVVAAMACALKRGAREWSILDYRTSAEMSGDYSRVVGYAAISMELQP; encoded by the coding sequence ATGGGAACTCGAAAACCGGCCGTGGCCGGCCAGTTCTATCCCGGAACGCCGAACGAACTGCGCCGGACCATCGAGCAGTGCCTTGCGATTTCCGGGCAGGAAGCCGCGCCGGAATTTGTGGCGGCGATTGTCGCGCCGCATGCGGGCTACGTCTATTCGGGATCGACGGCGGGGTTCGCCTACGCTCGTGTGCGGGGCAAGCGTCCCCGCCGCATCGTTCTCATGGGATGCAGCCATCGCTATGCCATCGAAACAGCGTCCGTCGCGGCGTACGATGCGTACGAAACCCCGCTCGGCGTACTTCCGGCCGACGGCGCGTTTGCCGGCATTCTGGCTGATGAATGCCATTCGGTGTCGGACGAGCCGCACCGTTACGAGCATTCGCTGGAGGTTCAGTTGCCCTTCATTCAGATCGCCGTCGGCGCCGTTCCCGTTGTGCCGGTGCTGTTCGGCGGCCCTCCGGGCGAATGGCATATCCGTTTCGGTGAACGGCTCGCGGAACTGATCGATCCGTCCGATTTGATCGTCGCGTCAACGGACCTGTCCCATTACTTGCGTGAGGACCAGGCTCATCAAGTGGACAAGCACACGATGGATGTGCTTCTGAGCCAGGATTGCACGCGGTTCGCGAAAGCGCTGGCCGAGGATTCCTGTTCGATGTGCGGGGGCGCGGCGGTCGTGGCGGCGATGGCTTGCGCACTGAAACGCGGCGCGCGCGAGTGGTCCATCCTCGATTACCGGACCAGCGCCGAAATGTCGGGCGATTATTCGCGCGTGGTTGGATACGCGGCAATTTCCATGGAGTTGCAACCGTGA
- a CDS encoding antitoxin, with protein sequence MKLTEEERAILESVERGEWESVPHLADEKRRYQIAARAAQRKNKRVNIRMTEIDLLRFQKRAAEEGLPYQTFISSILHKYITGLSVAQDER encoded by the coding sequence ATGAAACTGACTGAGGAAGAACGGGCTATCCTGGAATCGGTCGAGCGCGGCGAATGGGAAAGCGTGCCTCATCTTGCGGACGAGAAACGCCGCTACCAAATCGCAGCCCGTGCGGCCCAGCGCAAGAACAAGCGCGTGAACATTCGCATGACGGAGATTGATCTTCTACGTTTTCAGAAAAGAGCGGCAGAGGAAGGATTGCCGTATCAGACCTTTATATCGAGCATCCTCCACAAATACATTACAGGACTATCCGTCGCGCAAGACGAACGATGA
- a CDS encoding exo-alpha-sialidase, producing the protein MLIATTMAALALIGASPADIVVEKVYGTELPGKYKHPACIEELANGDLYIAYYGGAGEYEPDTAVYAGRLRRGTKTWSKPKIIADTPLHSDGNPVVWQAPDGIVWLFYNVRYGETWSDTRIHCKISKDGAKTWSDAFVVGEERGMMVRSRPILLNDGDYLIPIYHETGHDRENVGADTTSLFLRYNPKTNAWSESSRIHARFGALQPSVVQMSDHHLIAYMRRGGGYDMTSDAWMPRAESHDGGKTWTDAVETAFPNPNAAIDFIKLRNGHLMLVYNDSMTDRTPLTVAVSTDGDKTYPFKRDIATGPFDYAYPYAIQTRDGKIHVVYTSHERTRINHAVFEESAITGR; encoded by the coding sequence ATGCTGATTGCAACGACCATGGCCGCGCTGGCCCTCATCGGCGCCAGTCCGGCGGATATCGTCGTCGAAAAGGTCTATGGCACGGAACTCCCCGGTAAGTACAAGCATCCGGCCTGTATCGAGGAACTCGCCAACGGCGACCTTTATATCGCTTATTACGGCGGGGCGGGTGAATATGAGCCCGACACGGCCGTCTATGCCGGACGGTTGCGCAGAGGAACGAAAACGTGGTCGAAGCCGAAGATCATCGCCGACACGCCGCTTCACTCGGATGGCAATCCGGTGGTCTGGCAGGCGCCCGACGGTATTGTTTGGCTGTTCTACAATGTGCGCTACGGCGAGACGTGGTCCGACACGCGCATTCACTGCAAGATCTCGAAAGACGGCGCGAAAACATGGTCGGACGCGTTTGTCGTGGGCGAGGAACGCGGCATGATGGTCCGTTCGCGGCCGATCCTGCTCAATGACGGCGATTATCTGATCCCCATTTATCATGAAACCGGACACGACCGCGAAAACGTCGGCGCGGACACGACGTCCCTTTTTCTGCGTTACAATCCCAAGACGAATGCGTGGTCGGAGTCCAGCCGGATTCATGCGCGGTTCGGCGCGCTGCAACCGTCCGTCGTTCAGATGAGCGACCATCATCTGATCGCTTATATGCGGCGCGGCGGCGGTTACGACATGACCTCGGATGCCTGGATGCCCCGCGCGGAATCGCACGATGGCGGGAAAACGTGGACCGACGCCGTCGAGACCGCGTTTCCCAATCCGAACGCGGCCATTGATTTCATCAAACTACGAAACGGACATCTGATGCTCGTCTACAACGACAGCATGACCGACCGCACGCCGTTGACGGTCGCCGTTTCAACCGACGGCGACAAGACGTATCCGTTCAAACGCGATATCGCCACGGGGCCCTTCGATTACGCCTATCCCTACGCCATCCAAACGCGGGACGGGAAAATCCATGTGGTCTACACCTCGCATGAACGCACGCGGATCAATCACGCCGTATTCGAGGAAAGCGCCATCACGGGCCGGTAG
- a CDS encoding SDR family NAD(P)-dependent oxidoreductase has protein sequence MSVALITGAACGIGHATALAFARKGAQLVLCDVNSEELERTAAQVSEISTCLLARRVDISKHEEVEAFADEVHRLVPSLDVLVNNAGVYIVGGILDLSLDDWEWVLGVNLRGVIHCCHYFVPAMVQRGQGGHVINVSSMYGFWPAGRVTGYLTSKFGVFGFSEALREDLRGTGIGVSTVCPGVINTNLVQSTRLRNTGNADALRDHLQRIYDRRNYGPEKVAGAIVRAVERNRRLVLVSPEARIMYHMNRLCPPLSRIIARASTRRMFG, from the coding sequence GTGAGCGTGGCGCTGATCACGGGCGCGGCGTGCGGTATCGGTCACGCGACGGCGCTTGCCTTCGCCCGTAAGGGCGCACAACTGGTGTTGTGCGATGTGAATTCGGAGGAATTGGAGCGCACGGCTGCCCAAGTCAGCGAAATCTCGACGTGTCTCCTGGCGCGGCGAGTGGATATCTCGAAGCACGAGGAGGTGGAAGCCTTTGCCGATGAAGTACATCGGCTCGTACCGTCTCTTGATGTCCTCGTGAATAATGCCGGGGTGTATATCGTGGGGGGCATTCTCGATCTATCGCTGGACGACTGGGAATGGGTCCTCGGAGTAAACCTGCGCGGCGTCATTCACTGCTGTCATTACTTCGTGCCCGCGATGGTCCAGCGCGGACAGGGCGGACATGTGATCAACGTCTCCTCGATGTACGGATTCTGGCCGGCGGGACGTGTCACCGGATACCTGACAAGCAAGTTCGGCGTCTTCGGTTTCTCGGAAGCGCTGCGCGAAGACTTGCGCGGAACCGGTATCGGCGTTTCAACCGTATGCCCCGGCGTCATCAACACGAATCTCGTGCAATCCACGCGGCTGCGGAATACCGGCAACGCCGACGCCCTTCGCGACCACCTGCAACGAATCTATGATCGCCGGAACTACGGGCCCGAAAAGGTGGCCGGCGCGATCGTGCGGGCGGTCGAACGCAACCGGCGTCTCGTGCTTGTTTCGCCTGAGGCGCGAATCATGTACCATATGAACCGGCTCTGTCCGCCCTTGAGCCGAATAATTGCCCGAGCCAGCACCCGCCGCATGTTCGGGTGA
- a CDS encoding Nif3-like dinuclear metal center hexameric protein encodes MNVRDIVEAIEEFAPRELAYEWDRCGLAVGDPEWEVSRVMLALTVTPACAEAARRRRVHLIVSHHPPIWEPLKALRMDDPHTRMCLELAGARIACFAAHTNLDVAPGGVNDTLAHALGLVGCRRLFVEQGKQVKLVTFVPAAHLASVREAICESGAGVIGNYSYCSFSAPGTGTFRPNEFANPAAGERLALNEENECRLEALVPRQHIRGVIKALLRAHPYEEVAYDVVPLENLDRNTGLGVCGELPDSVPLGKLARRVRAALGAGHVRVVGDPARPIRTVAVIAGAGASRIGDIPGGIDALVTGDIGYHDALNAQEKGLALIDAGHAATERLILPVLARFLKRRFKALKVSTWDEPELFHIVSIKG; translated from the coding sequence GTGAACGTTCGCGACATCGTCGAAGCCATCGAAGAATTCGCCCCCCGGGAACTGGCCTATGAATGGGACCGCTGCGGGTTGGCCGTCGGCGATCCTGAATGGGAAGTGAGCCGCGTGATGCTCGCCCTGACGGTCACGCCGGCATGCGCCGAGGCCGCCCGGCGGCGGCGCGTCCACCTGATCGTGTCCCATCACCCCCCGATTTGGGAACCGCTGAAGGCGCTGCGTATGGACGATCCGCACACGCGGATGTGCCTCGAACTTGCCGGAGCGCGCATTGCATGTTTCGCTGCCCACACGAACCTCGATGTGGCGCCGGGCGGTGTCAACGATACGCTGGCACATGCGCTGGGACTTGTCGGATGCAGACGTCTTTTCGTCGAGCAGGGCAAGCAGGTCAAACTCGTGACATTTGTGCCTGCTGCGCATTTGGCGTCCGTGCGCGAGGCGATCTGTGAATCCGGCGCGGGCGTGATCGGCAACTATTCGTATTGTTCGTTCAGCGCGCCGGGAACAGGCACGTTTCGCCCGAACGAGTTCGCGAATCCGGCGGCCGGCGAACGCCTGGCCTTGAATGAGGAAAACGAGTGCCGCCTGGAAGCGCTTGTGCCGCGGCAGCATATCCGAGGCGTAATCAAGGCGTTGTTGCGGGCGCATCCCTATGAGGAAGTGGCCTACGATGTTGTCCCGCTCGAAAATCTTGACCGGAATACCGGACTCGGCGTATGCGGTGAACTGCCGGACAGCGTGCCGTTGGGTAAACTGGCTCGTCGCGTGCGTGCCGCGCTTGGCGCCGGCCATGTCCGTGTCGTGGGGGATCCGGCAAGGCCCATACGCACCGTGGCCGTGATTGCCGGCGCGGGCGCGAGCCGAATCGGCGACATTCCCGGCGGTATAGATGCCCTTGTTACCGGCGATATCGGGTATCACGACGCCCTGAATGCACAGGAAAAGGGCCTTGCCCTTATTGATGCCGGACACGCCGCCACCGAACGCCTCATCCTTCCCGTCCTTGCACGCTTCCTGAAAAGACGTTTCAAGGCACTGAAAGTTTCCACATGGGACGAACCGGAATTGTTTCACATCGTCTCGATAAAGGGTTGA
- a CDS encoding alpha-glucosidase/alpha-galactosidase: MAKICFLGAGSTVFAKAVLGDCLHVECLKDAHIALVDIDPDRLKVSEVMLNNINRTLGARAIIEAYDAKDARKALQGADYVVNAIQVGGYEPGTVIDFEIPKKYGLRQTIADTLGIGGIFRALRTIPVMLDYCRIIEEVAPDAWLLNYTNPMAMLTGAILKATGVKTVGLCHSVQGCASHLCWELGLPNDNLKWKIAGINHQGWLLEISRNGEDLYPEIKRRAQLDEYVHKDTVRFELMKRFGYYVTESSEHTSEYVPWFIKSRAPELIDRFHIPLDEYPRRCIDQIKGWNGMRDYLLSDQPLDHERGGEYASYIFEAMETGVPFTLGGNVLNKNLITNLPFDACVEVMCVVDRNGVTPTHVGDLPPQCAALTRTNVNVQELAIEAALTRKREHIYHAALLDPHTAAELTIDEIVAMCDELIEAHGNFLPEYR; this comes from the coding sequence ATGGCCAAGATTTGTTTCCTGGGTGCGGGCAGCACGGTGTTTGCGAAGGCGGTGCTGGGCGATTGCCTGCACGTCGAATGCCTGAAAGACGCCCATATCGCGCTGGTTGACATCGATCCGGACCGTTTGAAGGTGTCCGAAGTCATGTTGAACAACATCAACCGGACGTTGGGTGCGCGGGCCATCATCGAGGCGTATGACGCGAAGGACGCACGAAAGGCCCTTCAAGGCGCGGATTACGTCGTGAACGCCATCCAAGTGGGAGGATACGAGCCGGGCACCGTCATTGATTTCGAGATTCCGAAGAAATATGGCTTGCGTCAAACGATAGCCGACACGTTGGGCATCGGCGGCATCTTCCGAGCCTTGCGCACCATTCCCGTCATGCTCGATTACTGCCGGATTATCGAAGAAGTCGCGCCGGACGCGTGGCTTCTCAATTACACGAATCCGATGGCCATGCTGACGGGGGCGATTCTCAAGGCAACCGGAGTCAAGACGGTCGGTCTTTGCCACAGCGTCCAAGGCTGCGCCAGTCATCTTTGCTGGGAACTCGGCCTGCCGAACGACAACCTGAAATGGAAGATTGCCGGCATCAACCATCAGGGATGGCTGCTCGAAATATCGCGCAACGGCGAGGATCTGTATCCTGAAATCAAGCGCCGGGCGCAACTCGATGAGTATGTCCACAAAGACACGGTCCGTTTCGAACTCATGAAACGGTTCGGCTACTACGTGACCGAATCGAGCGAGCACACATCCGAATACGTGCCATGGTTCATCAAGTCGCGTGCGCCCGAACTCATCGATCGTTTCCACATCCCGCTCGACGAGTACCCGCGGCGTTGCATAGACCAGATCAAGGGCTGGAACGGCATGCGCGACTACCTGTTGTCGGACCAGCCTCTCGATCATGAACGGGGCGGGGAATATGCCTCCTACATTTTCGAGGCGATGGAAACCGGCGTGCCCTTCACGCTCGGCGGGAATGTGCTGAACAAGAATCTGATCACGAATTTGCCGTTCGACGCGTGCGTCGAGGTCATGTGCGTGGTTGACCGCAACGGCGTCACGCCCACGCATGTGGGCGATCTGCCGCCGCAATGCGCCGCGCTGACGCGCACGAACGTCAATGTGCAGGAACTGGCGATTGAGGCTGCCCTGACCCGCAAGCGCGAGCACATTTACCATGCCGCGCTTCTCGATCCGCACACCGCCGCCGAACTCACGATTGACGAAATCGTGGCGATGTGCGACGAGTTGATCGAAGCCCACGGGAATTTCCTGCCCGAGTACCGGTAA
- a CDS encoding IMP cyclohydrolase, which yields MYIGRIVCVALTADGRLCASYRVSSRSFPNRTAAVKPDKVSIIPKPGFEADVQKNPYIAYNCARIVCGGKAAVVTNGSQTDAIAEKIAMGMPPRDALALSSLILDYEKDDFNTPRISAVADVRDGSGWLATVRHDALEVRRMPLSPGRFFYVATYEENAVSDQFGGDYDASDADSACDFILGKGVFAKREKPVTAVAAIVSGGGFELAAKDVSVS from the coding sequence ATGTATATCGGACGAATTGTGTGCGTGGCATTGACGGCGGACGGGCGGTTGTGCGCGTCATACCGGGTATCGAGCCGGTCGTTTCCGAACCGGACGGCGGCCGTGAAGCCGGACAAGGTCAGCATCATCCCGAAACCGGGTTTTGAGGCGGACGTTCAGAAAAACCCCTATATCGCGTACAACTGCGCTCGAATCGTTTGCGGCGGCAAGGCGGCGGTCGTGACAAACGGCAGCCAAACAGACGCGATTGCCGAAAAAATAGCAATGGGCATGCCGCCACGCGATGCGCTTGCATTGTCGTCGCTTATTCTCGATTATGAGAAAGACGACTTCAATACGCCTCGCATCAGCGCCGTCGCTGATGTACGTGACGGAAGCGGTTGGCTGGCCACTGTGCGGCACGATGCACTTGAAGTTCGTCGGATGCCCCTTTCGCCCGGCAGGTTTTTCTATGTGGCCACTTACGAGGAAAACGCGGTCTCGGATCAATTCGGCGGTGATTATGACGCCTCCGATGCGGATTCCGCGTGCGATTTCATCCTGGGCAAGGGCGTGTTCGCGAAACGCGAAAAACCGGTGACGGCCGTCGCGGCCATCGTGTCCGGCGGCGGTTTCGAGTTGGCCGCAAAAGATGTGTCCGTTTCATAA
- a CDS encoding PQQ-like beta-propeller repeat protein, translating to MFNTSNQEETAKAAGHNNDGSPPETRLRLWPAIVIAMAYAVAACGFRYLGSTNVQSFIELVIVPLAAVLLLIVWWLAASRVPLRDRLAGLVFVAVALLLVVFTQKRNGAMLLAYAIPAMTVGSAIVLAVSFRLSWKAQRWMTAGFIVICTGVFMAMRVDTIGGNLAPIVSWRWTETEEERSIAIPHANAHGTAAVPAEAGPGDWPAFRGPYRESRVTGVTFSTNWSTPPREVWRREVGPAWSSFIAVGDYLFTQEQAGQQELVTCYRAGTGEPVWINRIDARFEDTMGLGPRATPAFDRGRLYVQGGTGVLQCLDASTGAVVWRRELTKDAETGVPGYGFASSPLVVGDRVFVFSSGGEGKSVVAYDRTTGEVNWRAGHGTDSYASPHMAFVCGVSQIIMAGDFGMQAFVPETGATLWEYAWKVKTNPRCVQPLLVDNERVMLGATGTTGSRLLRIQQQEGKWNVREEWSSKQFRPYFNDGVMHKGDCYGFDGERFVCVDMKTGKRRWEGKRYSGQMLLLADMDVALILSEAGDVVLVQAIPDRFNEVARFKALAAKTWNHPVIAHGRLFVRNAEEAACFDLGPAMLSGGSV from the coding sequence ATGTTCAATACTTCAAATCAAGAGGAAACAGCCAAAGCCGCCGGACACAACAACGATGGATCGCCTCCCGAAACGCGATTGCGCCTCTGGCCCGCCATCGTGATTGCCATGGCGTATGCCGTGGCCGCATGTGGCTTCCGGTATCTGGGTTCGACGAATGTCCAGAGTTTCATCGAACTTGTGATTGTTCCGCTGGCGGCGGTATTGCTGCTGATCGTATGGTGGCTGGCGGCCAGCCGCGTGCCGCTTCGCGACAGACTGGCCGGTCTGGTTTTTGTTGCCGTTGCATTGCTCTTGGTCGTGTTCACCCAGAAACGCAACGGCGCGATGTTGCTGGCATACGCGATACCGGCGATGACGGTTGGAAGCGCGATTGTCCTTGCCGTCTCATTCCGGCTTTCGTGGAAGGCACAGCGCTGGATGACCGCCGGATTTATCGTGATCTGCACGGGCGTGTTCATGGCGATGCGGGTGGATACCATCGGCGGAAATCTCGCGCCGATCGTGTCGTGGCGATGGACCGAAACGGAAGAGGAGCGTTCGATAGCGATTCCTCACGCCAATGCACACGGAACCGCCGCCGTGCCTGCGGAAGCCGGACCGGGCGATTGGCCGGCTTTTCGCGGTCCGTATCGCGAAAGCCGTGTGACCGGCGTTACGTTTTCGACGAACTGGAGCACGCCGCCGCGCGAAGTCTGGCGGCGGGAAGTTGGTCCAGCGTGGTCGTCGTTCATCGCGGTGGGAGACTATCTTTTTACGCAGGAGCAGGCCGGTCAACAGGAGCTCGTGACCTGCTACCGTGCCGGCACAGGAGAACCGGTCTGGATCAATCGGATTGATGCGCGGTTCGAGGACACGATGGGATTGGGACCCCGCGCCACACCGGCCTTTGACCGGGGCCGTTTGTATGTCCAGGGCGGAACGGGCGTGTTGCAGTGTCTCGACGCCTCGACAGGCGCCGTCGTCTGGCGACGCGAACTCACCAAGGACGCTGAGACAGGCGTGCCCGGATACGGATTCGCGAGTTCGCCGCTGGTCGTTGGCGACCGCGTCTTCGTGTTTTCGAGTGGGGGAGAGGGCAAGAGCGTCGTGGCCTATGACCGGACGACGGGCGAGGTGAACTGGCGCGCCGGGCATGGCACGGACAGTTATGCGTCACCGCACATGGCTTTCGTTTGCGGGGTTTCGCAAATCATCATGGCCGGCGATTTCGGCATGCAAGCCTTCGTACCCGAGACCGGCGCGACATTGTGGGAATATGCGTGGAAGGTAAAGACGAATCCGCGCTGCGTCCAGCCGCTTCTTGTGGACAATGAACGCGTCATGCTCGGTGCGACCGGCACAACGGGATCGCGGCTGCTGCGAATACAACAGCAGGAAGGGAAATGGAATGTCCGTGAAGAATGGAGCAGCAAGCAATTTCGCCCTTACTTCAATGACGGGGTCATGCACAAGGGCGACTGCTACGGCTTCGACGGCGAACGGTTCGTGTGTGTGGACATGAAGACGGGTAAGCGCCGGTGGGAAGGAAAACGCTACAGTGGGCAAATGCTGCTCCTGGCCGACATGGACGTGGCGCTGATCCTGAGCGAAGCAGGAGATGTCGTACTGGTTCAGGCTATTCCCGACCGTTTCAACGAAGTCGCCCGGTTCAAGGCCCTCGCCGCCAAGACGTGGAACCATCCCGTCATCGCCCACGGCAGACTCTTCGTGCGAAATGCCGAAGAAGCCGCCTGCTTCGATTTGGGCCCGGCCATGTTATCGGGCGGATCCGTCTGA